The Lewinellaceae bacterium genome includes a region encoding these proteins:
- a CDS encoding family 10 glycosylhydrolase — protein sequence MKKVLKTDTFSFGKLPLLIIALLLPFLLNAQKALNHPQKREFRGVWIATVANIDFPKSKTTDRIAIQEQFKNLLDKYEVLGFNAILFQVRPAADAFYPSKLAPWSAFLTGEQGRSPQDEFDPLKFMIEETHKRGMEFHAWLNPYRATMNLDSSQLSLQHVFFQHPDWMVEYGRRFYLNPAMPEVRTHLVNVVAEVVENYDVDGIHFDDYFYPYPQKGEVYPDSLDFRFYGAFYNDIGNWRRDNVNKLIESVSQRIKELKPHVKFGISPFGVWRNRANDPFGSDTRASVTCYDDLYADVIHWMRNGWVDYVAPQIYWHIGYPPADYATLADWWAIQAGNCNLYIGQAAYKVGDNPELPWLDGNEIPKQIFFNRSNTKILGSIYFSARSILKNPIGLKDSLEIYYSKPALLPETNSLELRRQAPPNFRRIRRHAEDVRLKWKPAKNDAEHLPFYYVIYRFEGVVEEELDFDNPRNILKIMPFGSVDKKFIYIDDTAETGKIYTYAVVAVNRQNTESNPSEKRRIVKKESGIKRIK from the coding sequence ATGAAAAAGGTACTAAAAACCGATACATTCTCCTTTGGGAAACTACCATTGCTGATCATTGCACTCCTGCTGCCTTTTTTATTAAATGCGCAAAAAGCACTGAATCACCCACAAAAGCGCGAATTCCGGGGCGTCTGGATAGCCACCGTAGCTAACATCGATTTCCCGAAGAGCAAAACCACTGATCGGATCGCCATCCAGGAGCAGTTCAAAAACCTGCTGGATAAATACGAAGTTTTAGGATTCAATGCTATCCTTTTCCAGGTACGCCCTGCGGCGGATGCTTTTTACCCTTCCAAGCTGGCCCCCTGGTCCGCTTTCCTTACCGGAGAGCAGGGCCGCAGCCCCCAGGATGAATTTGACCCCCTGAAATTCATGATCGAAGAAACCCATAAAAGAGGCATGGAATTCCATGCCTGGCTCAACCCGTACCGGGCGACCATGAACCTCGACAGCAGCCAGCTTTCCCTTCAGCACGTGTTTTTTCAACACCCTGACTGGATGGTGGAATACGGCAGGCGTTTTTATCTCAATCCAGCCATGCCCGAGGTGCGTACCCACCTGGTGAACGTGGTGGCGGAAGTGGTGGAAAATTATGACGTAGACGGCATCCATTTTGATGACTATTTTTACCCTTACCCGCAAAAAGGGGAAGTATATCCTGATAGCCTGGATTTTAGATTTTACGGAGCTTTTTACAACGATATCGGAAATTGGCGCCGGGATAATGTCAACAAACTCATTGAAAGTGTTTCACAGCGCATCAAAGAACTAAAGCCACATGTAAAATTCGGTATCAGCCCATTTGGAGTATGGCGCAACAGGGCAAATGATCCGTTTGGGTCTGACACCAGGGCCAGCGTCACCTGCTATGATGACCTTTATGCCGACGTTATTCACTGGATGAGAAACGGATGGGTCGATTATGTCGCACCTCAAATATACTGGCACATCGGTTATCCCCCTGCCGATTATGCTACCCTTGCAGACTGGTGGGCCATACAGGCCGGCAATTGCAATCTTTATATCGGGCAAGCTGCCTATAAAGTCGGGGACAACCCGGAACTTCCCTGGCTAGATGGAAACGAAATTCCCAAACAGATCTTTTTTAACCGCAGCAATACCAAAATACTGGGCAGCATTTATTTCAGTGCAAGATCCATACTCAAAAACCCCATCGGTTTAAAAGATTCTCTGGAAATCTACTATTCAAAACCGGCCTTGCTACCGGAAACCAATAGCCTGGAGCTGCGTAGACAGGCCCCGCCGAATTTCCGCCGAATTCGCCGCCATGCAGAAGACGTTCGACTGAAATGGAAACCCGCCAAAAATGATGCGGAACACCTCCCGTTTTATTACGTGATCTATCGATTCGAGGGGGTTGTAGAAGAAGAACTGGATTTCGATAACCCTAGGAATATTCTAAAAATAATGCCCTTTGGATCTGTTGATAAAAAATTCATCTATATCGACGATACAGCTGAAACAGGGAAAATATACACCTACGCGGTAGTAGCAGTTAACCGCCAAAACACAGAAAGTAACCCCAGTGAAAAAAGGCGCATTGTCAAAAAGGAAAGCGGTATTAAACGGATTAAATAA
- a CDS encoding aspartate--ammonia ligase, which produces MNTKVMDLAGPGIGTYEEVEKVLPKNYRSLLTPKETQIAIKAVKDYIEDNLAKELNLMMVTVPLIVDRNSGVNDYLDRDGSRTPVEFHIKNDHGKNPIDAQVVQAATKWKRIALKQFGLTVGEGINTDMRAIRKDYFLDHDHSAYVDQWDWERVITSEQRNLNFLTDIVKKIWKVLVGAQRHAQELFPQLKDDKYPNLPEELVFLHAEEILEMFPDLPRKQRETEILQKYPAVFIYGIGWTLADGYPHEMRAPDYDDWVTPTLSKDGRPMHGLNGDILVWNPVTRRRHELSSMGIRVNEKTLKQQLEITGQLDFLKLPYHKAIINKELPLSIGGGIGQSRVYQLLLKKAHIGEVSCTVWPEKLKEICREKNIFVIE; this is translated from the coding sequence ATGAACACAAAAGTTATGGATCTCGCAGGTCCCGGTATCGGCACCTATGAAGAAGTGGAAAAAGTACTTCCAAAAAATTACCGATCTTTACTGACACCTAAAGAAACGCAGATTGCGATCAAGGCGGTAAAGGATTACATCGAAGATAACCTGGCCAAAGAACTCAATCTGATGATGGTGACGGTACCGCTCATCGTGGATAGAAACAGTGGGGTGAATGACTACCTCGACAGAGATGGCTCCCGGACACCGGTAGAATTTCATATCAAAAATGATCACGGTAAAAACCCGATTGATGCGCAGGTGGTACAGGCTGCCACCAAATGGAAAAGGATAGCCTTGAAGCAGTTTGGACTGACAGTGGGCGAAGGAATCAATACCGATATGCGCGCCATTCGAAAAGATTATTTCCTGGATCATGATCATAGTGCCTACGTTGATCAGTGGGACTGGGAAAGAGTGATCACCTCAGAACAACGCAACCTAAACTTCCTGACGGATATTGTAAAAAAAATATGGAAGGTACTAGTTGGGGCACAACGCCATGCCCAGGAATTGTTTCCACAGTTGAAAGACGACAAATATCCGAACCTGCCGGAAGAACTTGTCTTCCTCCACGCAGAGGAAATCCTTGAAATGTTTCCTGACCTGCCAAGGAAGCAAAGAGAAACCGAAATCCTTCAAAAATATCCTGCCGTTTTTATTTACGGGATAGGCTGGACGCTGGCTGACGGCTACCCGCATGAAATGAGAGCTCCTGATTATGATGATTGGGTAACACCCACGCTTTCGAAAGACGGTCGCCCCATGCATGGGCTCAACGGAGATATTCTCGTTTGGAATCCTGTGACCCGGCGTCGGCACGAACTATCCTCCATGGGGATTCGCGTAAATGAGAAAACCCTGAAGCAGCAGCTCGAAATTACCGGGCAACTCGATTTTCTGAAATTGCCGTATCACAAAGCGATCATCAATAAAGAATTGCCATTGAGTATCGGCGGCGGTATCGGACAGTCAAGGGTTTATCAGTTATTGCTCAAAAAAGCACATATCGGCGAAGTGAGTTGTACCGTTTGGCCGGAAAAACTCAAAGAAATTTGCCGGGAGAAGAATATTTTTGTAATTGAATAG
- a CDS encoding TIGR02757 family protein has protein sequence MIPDIVFFLDKKVEAVNIPDYIADDPISIPHSYEKLQDIEITAFWTAMLAWGKRSIIINKSRELFDLMDGAPYDFILNHEEKDRVRFEHFKHRTFQYTDTLYFLEFFQNYYRENQSLEDAFARFLTPEDPHVGPALTGFHELFFSLPVAPQRTRKHVSTPERNSACKRLNMFLRWMVRQDDKGVDFGLWKQIRPGQLLIPLDVHVDRVARKLGLLHRKQTDWKALMELMEVLRSFDPEDPGKYDYALFGIGVLGETDLLDFRHSH, from the coding sequence ATGATACCTGACATTGTTTTCTTTCTCGATAAAAAAGTGGAGGCGGTAAATATTCCTGATTACATCGCTGACGATCCGATTAGTATTCCTCACAGTTATGAAAAATTGCAGGATATCGAGATCACTGCCTTTTGGACCGCCATGCTCGCCTGGGGGAAACGCAGTATTATTATCAATAAATCCCGGGAGTTGTTCGATTTGATGGATGGGGCGCCTTACGATTTTATCCTTAATCATGAAGAAAAAGACCGCGTCCGGTTTGAACACTTCAAACATAGAACCTTTCAATATACAGATACCCTTTATTTTCTCGAATTTTTTCAAAATTACTATAGGGAAAATCAAAGCCTGGAAGATGCCTTCGCCCGTTTCCTGACTCCGGAAGACCCCCATGTTGGCCCGGCCTTGACCGGGTTTCATGAATTGTTTTTCAGTCTGCCTGTTGCTCCTCAGCGTACCCGGAAGCACGTTTCAACGCCCGAAAGGAATTCTGCCTGCAAGCGGTTAAATATGTTTCTGCGGTGGATGGTGCGCCAGGACGATAAGGGAGTCGATTTTGGGTTATGGAAACAGATCAGACCTGGTCAGTTGCTGATCCCGTTGGATGTTCATGTCGATAGGGTGGCTCGTAAACTGGGGCTACTGCACCGAAAACAAACCGACTGGAAAGCCTTGATGGAACTCATGGAAGTACTGCGTTCTTTTGATCCGGAAGATCCTGGCAAGTACGATTATGCCTTGTTTGGGATCGGTGTTTTGGGGGAAACGGATTTGTTGGATTTTAGACATTCCCACTGA
- a CDS encoding glycosyltransferase family 2 protein translates to MYNNKKVIVVLPAYNAAQTLEKTYNEIPLDLVDEVILCDDASKDDTAELAKAIGVGHVIVHETNKGYGGNQKSLYNKALELGGDIVIMLHPDYQYTPKLIPAMVNIIGDDLYPVVLGSRILGKGALAGGMPVYKYIANRFLTLFQNILINYKLSEYHTGYRAFSSEVLRAINYNENSDDFVFDNEMLSQIIYAGFHIGEVTCPTKYFEEASSINLSRSAKYGLGVIRVSFSHFLQKLGLAKFKLYKSPKSY, encoded by the coding sequence ATGTACAATAATAAAAAAGTGATCGTGGTCTTGCCTGCTTACAATGCTGCGCAAACCCTGGAAAAAACTTATAATGAAATTCCGCTTGACCTGGTGGATGAGGTAATATTGTGCGATGATGCGAGTAAAGACGATACCGCCGAACTGGCAAAAGCCATCGGGGTTGGACATGTCATCGTTCATGAGACCAATAAAGGGTATGGGGGCAACCAAAAATCTTTATACAATAAAGCGCTGGAATTGGGGGGAGATATTGTCATTATGCTGCACCCGGATTATCAGTACACCCCCAAATTGATTCCTGCTATGGTCAATATCATTGGTGATGATCTGTACCCGGTAGTGCTGGGGTCACGCATCCTGGGAAAAGGGGCTTTGGCGGGGGGGATGCCTGTTTATAAATACATTGCCAATCGTTTTTTAACCCTTTTTCAAAATATTCTGATCAATTATAAACTCTCCGAATACCATACGGGATACCGGGCGTTCAGCAGCGAAGTGCTCCGGGCCATCAATTATAATGAAAATTCCGACGATTTCGTTTTTGATAATGAAATGTTATCACAGATCATTTATGCGGGATTTCACATAGGAGAAGTAACCTGTCCCACAAAATATTTCGAGGAGGCCTCTTCCATCAACCTGTCAAGAAGTGCAAAGTATGGTTTAGGGGTTATTCGCGTATCCTTTTCTCATTTTTTACAAAAATTAGGATTGGCAAAATTCAAATTGTATAAAAGTCCGAAATCTTATTGA
- a CDS encoding M3 family oligoendopeptidase, which yields MRATDESIRQGDNFIPGYFEVNSWETLKPYYDDLAGRLVSSVKDLEKWIYDRSHLEAVVGEAFGWRYINITRDSADEEAASRYQHAVQELSPQIYAYENLLDKKLVDSPFFESLDKDKFFIYCRNVKNAVDLFNENNISISTEVQLKSKEHGKIFSEMTIGVHGVQMTLQKAGSLLEETDRVYRESIYHKINQRILQDTEPLENLFDDLLEKRHHMALNAGFENFRDYKFAALGRFDYSVQDCLDFHDSIQYEILPLLDNLNRYRRDKLGLDVLRPWDIHVDTNAKQPLRPFETEEELVEKTIDCLNRLNPSFGENIATMREMKHLDLASRKGKRPGGYNMPLHLTGVPFIFMNATNTLNDLRTLLHESGHAVHAFLTAKLELNAAKRVPSEVAELAAMTMELLTMDHWDVFFENEDDLRRAKINQLETVLKVLPWVATIDKFQHWLYTNPNHSRQERKEAWMRTMDAFSSKEIDKTDLEHYSEYIWHKQLHIFEVPFYYIEYGMAQLGAIAIWKNYRENPEATIEAYINALKMGYTKPIGEIYETAGIAFNFSREYIQELGAFVKKELRELLH from the coding sequence ATGAGAGCTACTGACGAATCTATTCGACAGGGAGACAACTTCATACCAGGCTATTTTGAGGTTAATTCCTGGGAAACGTTAAAGCCTTACTACGATGACCTTGCCGGCAGGCTAGTGTCTTCAGTTAAGGATTTAGAGAAATGGATATATGACAGGAGTCATTTAGAGGCGGTTGTTGGTGAGGCTTTTGGCTGGCGATATATTAATATTACCAGAGATAGTGCGGATGAAGAGGCTGCATCAAGATATCAGCACGCTGTTCAGGAATTATCCCCGCAAATATATGCCTACGAAAACCTGCTCGATAAAAAATTAGTAGATTCTCCCTTTTTTGAATCTCTTGATAAAGATAAGTTTTTTATCTATTGCCGGAATGTAAAAAACGCAGTAGATCTTTTCAACGAAAACAATATTTCCATCTCCACTGAAGTACAGCTCAAGTCAAAGGAACATGGAAAGATTTTTTCCGAAATGACAATAGGGGTTCACGGGGTTCAGATGACCCTCCAGAAAGCAGGATCACTGCTTGAAGAAACCGATCGCGTTTACAGAGAAAGTATTTATCATAAAATCAATCAAAGAATATTACAGGATACAGAACCGCTGGAAAACCTTTTTGATGATCTGTTGGAAAAACGGCATCACATGGCCCTTAATGCCGGTTTTGAAAATTTCCGTGATTATAAATTTGCTGCACTGGGTCGATTTGACTATTCCGTTCAGGATTGTCTCGATTTTCACGATTCCATTCAATATGAAATCCTTCCGTTACTGGACAATTTGAATCGTTATCGCCGGGATAAGCTGGGGCTTGATGTGTTGAGGCCCTGGGATATTCATGTGGATACCAACGCCAAGCAGCCGCTCCGTCCGTTTGAAACTGAAGAAGAACTGGTTGAGAAAACCATTGATTGCCTCAACAGGCTCAATCCTTCCTTCGGAGAAAATATTGCCACGATGCGGGAAATGAAGCATCTGGATTTGGCTTCACGTAAAGGGAAAAGACCGGGAGGGTATAATATGCCTTTACATCTTACCGGGGTGCCTTTCATTTTTATGAATGCCACCAATACGCTTAACGATCTTCGTACTTTATTGCATGAAAGTGGCCATGCCGTTCATGCTTTTCTCACCGCAAAGCTGGAGTTGAATGCGGCAAAAAGAGTTCCTTCAGAAGTGGCCGAACTGGCCGCCATGACCATGGAACTGCTTACCATGGATCATTGGGACGTATTTTTTGAAAATGAAGATGATCTCCGTAGGGCAAAGATCAATCAGTTGGAAACGGTTTTGAAGGTGCTGCCATGGGTAGCCACCATTGATAAGTTCCAGCATTGGTTGTATACCAATCCCAACCATAGCCGACAAGAAAGAAAGGAAGCGTGGATGAGAACCATGGACGCTTTTAGTTCCAAAGAAATAGATAAAACAGATCTGGAACATTATTCAGAATACATCTGGCACAAACAATTACATATTTTTGAGGTGCCTTTTTATTATATTGAATATGGAATGGCCCAACTCGGTGCCATTGCCATCTGGAAAAATTACAGGGAAAACCCTGAGGCCACTATTGAGGCCTACATCAACGCTCTCAAAATGGGCTATACCAAACCTATCGGTGAAATTTATGAAACCGCAGGGATTGCCTTTAATTTCTCAAGGGAGTATATCCAGGAACTGGGCGCTTTTGTAAAGAAAGAATTGAGAGAATTGTTACACTGA
- a CDS encoding DUF5606 domain-containing protein, which translates to MNFDEIIAVTGLGGLYRMVANRSNGLIVEELGSGKRRFASARKHQFTPLASIGIYTEDGDTMELKKVFRNMEDQYEDNPPIDVNSPAEALHEYFSDVLPSYDSDRVKTADIKKVIKWFIFLKEGNMLTLEDADDNTKNNPEA; encoded by the coding sequence ATGAATTTTGATGAGATTATCGCGGTAACCGGCCTTGGAGGTCTTTACCGTATGGTTGCGAACCGAAGTAATGGTTTAATCGTTGAAGAACTGGGTTCTGGAAAACGACGATTTGCTTCTGCAAGAAAGCATCAGTTTACGCCATTGGCATCTATTGGGATTTATACCGAAGATGGGGATACAATGGAATTGAAAAAGGTATTTCGCAATATGGAGGACCAATATGAAGACAATCCGCCCATTGATGTGAATAGCCCCGCTGAAGCTTTGCATGAATATTTCAGTGATGTTTTACCTAGTTATGATTCTGACAGGGTAAAAACGGCTGATATTAAAAAAGTAATAAAATGGTTTATCTTCCTTAAAGAGGGGAATATGTTAACTCTGGAAGATGCCGACGACAATACAAAAAATAATCCTGAGGCATAG
- a CDS encoding 2-oxoacid:acceptor oxidoreductase family protein, whose amino-acid sequence MTQNILTEQKFPFCPGCGHGVAVKNISKALTGLGYNPLDVVVVSDIGCSGLVDPLFATHTIHGLHGRAPALGLGISIGLSAPGKKVLVIQGDGGVTIGLQHVLEAARRNADLTLVVLNNQLYGMTGGQMSGLSTNDFKDFKHFPDEAPPFDIIRLAHQAGAGFAARVTDPKDFQEKLTEAFAYKGFSIVEVSSMCTSYAFKKWSDFQEVIEPPASLLNIREAPRYEFRECATLFDEEEVLSQLFESPLQDRVGVVIAGSAGGGIQSAAMLLANAGILSGLHATMKGEYPITVGTGFSVAEVILSRHPINYTGLEAPEAILIVTSEGLQKVKGRIAAHSRVFIDSSLEPAGLDDAVFHPFQKISGKKGAALKAVQHWVATSGVIPEAAFFEAINRHKYADKLLEAIGQKE is encoded by the coding sequence ATGACTCAAAATATATTAACCGAGCAAAAATTCCCTTTCTGTCCCGGTTGCGGACATGGGGTGGCAGTGAAAAATATTTCAAAGGCATTGACGGGACTGGGCTATAACCCGCTGGATGTAGTAGTGGTAAGTGATATTGGGTGCAGCGGATTGGTTGACCCTTTGTTTGCAACCCATACCATTCACGGATTACACGGGCGTGCTCCTGCCCTGGGGTTAGGCATTTCCATAGGATTGTCAGCCCCTGGAAAGAAAGTGCTCGTCATACAGGGCGACGGAGGGGTAACCATTGGCTTGCAGCATGTTCTGGAAGCGGCAAGAAGGAATGCAGATCTGACTCTTGTTGTACTTAATAATCAGCTATACGGCATGACCGGGGGACAGATGAGCGGATTATCGACCAACGACTTTAAGGACTTCAAACATTTTCCTGATGAGGCACCTCCTTTTGATATCATCCGATTGGCCCATCAGGCCGGGGCGGGGTTTGCCGCCAGGGTTACGGATCCGAAAGATTTCCAGGAGAAGCTTACGGAAGCTTTTGCCTACAAAGGGTTTTCCATTGTGGAAGTGTCGAGTATGTGTACCTCTTATGCCTTCAAAAAATGGAGTGATTTTCAGGAGGTCATTGAACCCCCTGCGAGTTTATTAAATATTCGGGAAGCTCCCCGGTATGAATTCCGGGAATGCGCCACCCTTTTCGACGAAGAAGAGGTGCTGTCCCAATTATTCGAATCTCCTTTACAGGATAGGGTTGGCGTAGTCATTGCCGGTTCTGCCGGAGGGGGGATTCAGTCTGCTGCGATGCTTTTGGCGAACGCGGGCATCCTATCGGGGTTGCATGCTACCATGAAAGGAGAATATCCCATTACGGTAGGTACAGGGTTCTCCGTGGCGGAGGTGATTTTGTCCAGGCATCCAATAAATTATACAGGTTTGGAAGCCCCTGAAGCTATTTTAATCGTGACGAGTGAAGGACTTCAAAAAGTAAAAGGCCGGATAGCAGCCCATTCCCGGGTGTTTATAGACAGCAGTCTGGAACCTGCCGGACTGGATGATGCCGTCTTCCATCCTTTTCAAAAAATATCCGGCAAAAAAGGAGCTGCTCTAAAAGCCGTACAGCATTGGGTGGCCACCAGCGGGGTGATCCCAGAAGCTGCTTTTTTTGAAGCCATCAACCGACATAAATATGCAGACAAATTATTGGAGGCGATCGGTCAGAAGGAGTGA